The following coding sequences lie in one Gemmatimonadaceae bacterium genomic window:
- a CDS encoding cysteine synthase family protein, protein MIALSLQDRLRGLRALVGNTPLLAVDYCIDDGAARRLYAKAENANMTGSIKDRMALHIIRRALETGALQPGGLIVEATSGNTGISFCAIGRALGHPVTIFMPDWMSAERIALIRSFGATIRLVSKADGGFLGSIAQAEDLAAATPGAFLPRQFANEENPDAHFRTTGPEIWAQLQSEGLTPDAFVAGVGTGGTIMGTGRFLRSRHASIALHPVEPANSPTMSTGHKVGKHRIQGISDEFVPAIVHLTELDRIIAVDDGDAIIMAQKLAAELGLGVGISSGANFLAAIEAQDALGANAVVATVFSDSNKKYLSTDLLRDEPRKTAHRSPHVTLLGFRAINRVCESCYDPADPASAPAGFFSIVRR, encoded by the coding sequence ATGATTGCGTTGTCCTTGCAGGACCGGCTCCGCGGGCTCCGCGCGCTGGTTGGCAACACGCCGCTGCTGGCCGTCGACTATTGCATCGACGACGGCGCCGCACGTCGCCTTTATGCCAAGGCGGAAAACGCCAACATGACCGGCAGCATCAAGGATCGGATGGCGTTGCACATCATCCGTCGCGCGCTCGAAACAGGCGCCCTGCAACCGGGCGGACTCATTGTCGAAGCCACCAGTGGCAATACGGGCATCTCATTTTGTGCGATCGGGCGCGCACTGGGCCATCCCGTCACGATCTTCATGCCCGATTGGATGAGTGCCGAGCGCATCGCGCTCATTCGCTCGTTCGGCGCGACCATTCGGCTGGTGTCGAAAGCGGACGGCGGGTTCCTCGGCTCGATTGCGCAGGCGGAAGACCTCGCGGCTGCAACACCCGGCGCCTTCCTGCCGCGTCAGTTCGCGAACGAAGAGAATCCCGACGCGCACTTCCGCACGACGGGTCCCGAAATCTGGGCGCAGTTACAGTCGGAAGGACTCACGCCGGACGCCTTTGTGGCCGGCGTCGGCACCGGTGGGACAATCATGGGCACAGGGCGCTTCCTGCGCAGCCGACACGCGTCCATCGCCCTGCATCCGGTGGAGCCGGCCAATTCGCCAACCATGTCCACTGGACACAAGGTAGGCAAGCATCGCATTCAGGGCATCAGCGACGAGTTCGTTCCGGCCATCGTGCATCTGACAGAACTCGATCGCATCATCGCAGTGGATGATGGCGATGCGATCATCATGGCCCAGAAGTTGGCCGCGGAATTGGGGCTGGGCGTTGGTATTTCCAGCGGGGCGAATTTTCTTGCCGCCATCGAGGCGCAGGACGCTCTGGGCGCGAATGCAGTCGTGGCGACAGTGTTCAGCGATTCGAACAAGAAGTACCTGAGCACCGACCTGCTGCGCGACGAGCCGAGAAAGACCGCGCATCGTTCACCGCACGTTACGCTGTTGGGATTCCGGGCGATCAATCGGGTGTGTGAGAGTTGTTACGACCCCGCCGACCCGGCAAGTGCGCCGGCGGGGTTCTTCTCGATTGTGCGACGGTGA
- a CDS encoding carboxypeptidase regulatory-like domain-containing protein, giving the protein MTPRRPKFAPLIAFLVIVAAGLIVPACNVPSPEEQTADLPRGFSIAITNAQPIGTPQVGTTGLNVTVTRLAGFTGAVSLQGGLNTSGISITTTVVPSGVTSATVPLVTSASLGIGGSSVEILGVADGYRVESTSAGISVLSPGTFSLGNVGTTPVIIGNPGTSIRTSIAILRDTYSLPITFSAAAVEGIASTFTPATTTGNTVDVSVNIPASAALKSYRLQLSARGSDGQTHTQDVDVLVRLPAFSMQLSAPTFPILVGASGLGTAVVLRDPGFSGAISLSSDANLEMRVVPTTIAASASTATFQIVADNSVTPGLYDLAVTATSGTVTVTGSVAVAVGGFRLTPATALFNVTAPGSIANVVTLTRTDFLNAITVTGSSDAGIVVTANPASTTGTQTTVTVDVLSSAAAGPHTVTLTGTSGVSIQTTTFQVVVTAPTPNFVLDVQTAPLPVAAGASATDVVRFNRTNFTGAIAVTGVVAPLVGTVPPAITITATPATTTADQTVITVTAASSVVAGTYSATLTGTSGATIKTTTFAIVVGPPAGGLATRIVVTSSPVLGYIHPGGTVQFTGTALDVNGAVASDCPVGMAIDQSSIGSITSTSVSGGVRTAIATGVAPGTTALRAFCNDARTLATAVRLTVADQTFGVTQVNVSPRYIYKPSSTSPSTFQFAAAVVQNASPPLAPVVWSIFPTSGPVSIDQTGLITVSASTGASFGGGAVITATAFGQTDIGWVTYGNAGSIKGTMVSTSGQYLGGSTATATPTGGGASVVATLNNEGVFYLVGLPVGSYTVVVRQQGNPVTQTFNSVAVTLGGTSLLTLAAFP; this is encoded by the coding sequence ATGACGCCTCGTCGACCGAAATTCGCCCCACTCATCGCGTTTCTTGTAATCGTCGCGGCCGGGCTCATCGTTCCCGCGTGCAACGTGCCCTCGCCGGAGGAACAGACCGCCGACTTGCCGCGAGGCTTCTCCATCGCGATCACGAATGCGCAGCCGATCGGGACTCCCCAGGTAGGCACCACCGGTCTCAATGTCACGGTCACGCGACTGGCCGGCTTCACGGGCGCCGTCAGCCTTCAAGGCGGCCTGAACACCTCGGGCATCAGCATCACCACCACCGTGGTGCCAAGCGGCGTCACCAGCGCGACCGTGCCACTGGTCACCAGCGCCTCGCTGGGAATTGGGGGATCGAGCGTCGAAATCCTGGGTGTCGCCGATGGCTATCGCGTGGAATCGACGTCTGCCGGCATCTCGGTGTTGTCGCCCGGCACGTTCAGTCTGGGCAACGTCGGCACCACACCCGTGATCATCGGGAATCCCGGCACGTCCATTCGCACCAGTATCGCCATTCTGCGGGACACCTATTCCCTCCCCATCACGTTCAGCGCCGCCGCTGTTGAGGGCATCGCCTCCACCTTCACTCCGGCCACCACAACCGGCAATACGGTCGATGTGAGCGTCAACATCCCGGCGTCTGCCGCCTTGAAGAGCTACAGGTTGCAGTTGTCGGCGCGTGGGTCGGATGGACAGACCCATACTCAGGACGTGGATGTGCTGGTCCGGCTCCCAGCGTTCTCGATGCAACTGTCGGCCCCGACCTTCCCGATCCTGGTGGGCGCGTCCGGTCTCGGCACGGCCGTGGTGCTGCGCGATCCGGGGTTCAGCGGAGCCATCAGTCTCTCGTCGGATGCGAATCTCGAGATGCGCGTCGTTCCGACAACCATCGCGGCATCCGCGTCAACGGCGACCTTTCAGATTGTGGCCGACAATAGCGTGACGCCCGGGCTGTATGACCTCGCCGTCACGGCCACGTCCGGCACCGTAACGGTCACCGGGAGCGTCGCCGTTGCCGTTGGTGGTTTCAGGCTTACACCCGCCACTGCCCTCTTCAACGTGACGGCACCTGGATCCATTGCCAACGTGGTGACCTTGACGCGCACCGACTTCCTAAACGCCATCACGGTGACGGGAAGTTCGGACGCGGGTATCGTCGTGACGGCCAACCCCGCGTCGACAACCGGTACCCAAACCACCGTCACCGTGGACGTGCTCAGTTCGGCTGCGGCCGGTCCGCACACGGTGACGTTGACCGGCACCAGCGGCGTGTCCATTCAGACCACCACGTTTCAGGTTGTCGTCACCGCGCCGACTCCCAACTTCGTACTGGACGTGCAGACTGCACCGCTCCCGGTCGCCGCGGGTGCATCTGCAACCGATGTGGTGCGGTTCAATCGCACCAACTTCACTGGTGCAATCGCCGTCACTGGCGTCGTTGCGCCTCTGGTAGGCACGGTCCCTCCCGCCATCACGATCACCGCCACTCCTGCAACCACCACGGCCGACCAGACAGTCATCACCGTGACGGCCGCGAGTTCTGTTGTGGCTGGCACGTACTCCGCCACGCTGACAGGCACCAGTGGCGCCACCATAAAGACTACCACCTTCGCAATAGTCGTCGGGCCGCCAGCAGGCGGACTGGCAACACGCATCGTGGTGACCTCGTCACCAGTGCTCGGCTACATCCATCCCGGTGGTACCGTGCAGTTCACTGGCACTGCCCTTGATGTGAACGGCGCCGTCGCGTCCGATTGCCCGGTGGGTATGGCCATCGACCAGTCCAGTATTGGGTCAATCACATCGACGTCAGTGTCGGGCGGAGTGCGTACCGCCATCGCCACTGGCGTAGCTCCGGGCACCACCGCACTCCGCGCCTTCTGCAATGACGCGCGAACACTCGCCACGGCCGTGCGGTTGACGGTCGCCGACCAGACGTTTGGCGTGACGCAAGTCAACGTGTCGCCGAGGTACATCTATAAGCCGTCGTCCACGTCGCCCAGCACGTTTCAGTTCGCGGCGGCCGTTGTGCAGAATGCGTCTCCGCCGCTCGCACCTGTCGTCTGGTCGATCTTTCCAACGAGTGGTCCGGTGTCCATCGATCAAACCGGACTGATCACGGTGAGCGCGTCAACCGGTGCCAGTTTCGGTGGCGGTGCCGTTATCACGGCGACGGCGTTCGGACAGACCGATATCGGCTGGGTGACCTATGGCAATGCGGGTTCCATCAAGGGTACGATGGTCTCCACGTCAGGTCAGTATCTTGGCGGCAGCACGGCCACCGCAACTCCCACGGGTGGCGGCGCGTCCGTGGTCGCCACGCTCAACAATGAAGGCGTGTTCTATCTGGTGGGTCTGCCAGTCGGCTCATACACCGTTGTCGTGCGCCAGCAGGGCAATCCCGTTACGCAAACGTTCAACAGCGTTGCCGTCACACTCGGCGGTACGAGTTTGCTGACACTTGCCGCGTTCCCGTAA
- a CDS encoding CBS domain-containing protein, whose translation MATVRDVMARKNPEVVSVAMDCTVLDASRLMMQGRIGGVLVLDGDAQVVGIFTERDVLGRVVAEQRDPVLTKVSEVMTPKPLTVTSLTTLEACGNLMTQRRVRHLPVMDDGELRGMITPGDLLAFRMAEQETLIQDLHSYVFDIR comes from the coding sequence ATGGCAACGGTCCGCGACGTGATGGCGCGAAAGAATCCGGAAGTGGTAAGTGTTGCAATGGATTGCACGGTGCTCGATGCCTCGCGCCTGATGATGCAGGGTCGCATCGGCGGCGTGTTGGTGCTGGACGGTGACGCGCAGGTGGTGGGGATCTTCACCGAGCGTGATGTGCTGGGACGTGTGGTGGCGGAGCAGCGCGACCCGGTGCTCACGAAAGTGAGCGAGGTCATGACGCCCAAGCCGCTCACCGTGACGTCGCTCACCACGCTGGAAGCCTGCGGCAACCTGATGACGCAACGTCGGGTGCGTCACTTGCCCGTGATGGACGACGGCGAGTTGCGCGGGATGATCACGCCGGGCGACCTGCTGGCGTTTCGCATGGCCGAGCAGGAAACGCTGATCCAGGACCTGCATTCCTACGTGTTCGATATCCGCTGA
- a CDS encoding NAD(P)(+) transhydrogenase (Re/Si-specific) subunit beta, producing MISVAWIRLIYLIAAVLFITGLKRLQSPETARNGNRISAIGMLIAILITLIDTGIVSYATIAAGMVVGTALGLWLAYSVKMTSMPQMVALLNGFGGGASLLVAIAEYLNTSNRGETASVDTAISTHLGVLIGAVTLTGSLIAWAKLQEVMTGKPITFPAQKSANALMFLVIAALAAWLVMDPSAPHAAFYALVTLSLVLGVTLVIPIGGADMPVVISLLNSYSGLAGAMTGFIIHNEVLIVSGALVGSSGVILSLVMCKAMNRSLTNVIFGAFGGSSKSSGKLAEGLSVSETNIEEAALQLAYAQQVIIVPGYGLAVAQAQHQVRELMELVEKRGGVVKFAIHPVAGRMPGHMNVLLAEANVPYDKLFDMDDINPEFERTDVVLVIGANDVVNPAAKTDPGSPIFGMPILHADAAKRIIVLKRGMSAGFAGIENELFYNPKTQMLFGDAKGTLSKLLAEIKQV from the coding sequence GTGATTTCCGTTGCCTGGATTCGATTGATCTACCTGATCGCGGCGGTCCTGTTCATCACCGGGCTCAAGCGACTGCAAAGCCCCGAGACGGCACGCAACGGCAACCGCATCTCCGCGATCGGTATGCTGATCGCGATTCTCATTACGCTGATTGACACGGGTATCGTGTCGTATGCCACGATTGCCGCCGGCATGGTGGTGGGCACGGCACTCGGCTTATGGCTCGCGTACTCCGTGAAGATGACGTCGATGCCGCAAATGGTGGCCTTGCTGAACGGATTTGGCGGCGGTGCGTCGCTGTTGGTGGCTATTGCCGAATACCTGAACACCAGCAATCGCGGCGAAACCGCTTCGGTCGACACGGCCATCTCCACGCATCTTGGGGTGCTCATCGGCGCGGTCACGCTGACGGGCTCGCTCATTGCGTGGGCCAAGTTGCAGGAAGTGATGACGGGCAAACCCATCACCTTCCCGGCGCAGAAGTCGGCCAACGCGCTGATGTTCCTGGTGATCGCCGCCCTCGCGGCGTGGCTGGTGATGGACCCCAGCGCCCCGCATGCGGCGTTCTATGCGCTCGTAACGCTCTCGCTGGTGCTTGGCGTGACGCTGGTCATTCCCATTGGCGGCGCCGACATGCCGGTGGTGATCTCGTTGCTGAATTCGTATTCGGGCCTCGCCGGTGCGATGACGGGATTCATCATTCACAACGAAGTGCTGATTGTCTCCGGTGCGCTGGTCGGTTCATCCGGCGTCATCCTGAGCCTGGTGATGTGCAAGGCCATGAACCGCTCGCTCACCAACGTCATCTTCGGTGCCTTTGGCGGGTCGTCCAAGTCGAGTGGCAAGCTCGCCGAGGGGCTCAGTGTCAGCGAGACCAACATCGAAGAAGCGGCGCTGCAACTGGCGTACGCGCAGCAGGTGATCATCGTGCCCGGGTACGGTCTCGCCGTGGCGCAGGCGCAGCATCAGGTGCGCGAACTGATGGAGCTTGTGGAGAAGCGCGGCGGCGTGGTGAAGTTCGCCATTCACCCGGTGGCCGGTCGCATGCCGGGGCACATGAACGTGCTGTTGGCCGAGGCCAACGTGCCGTACGACAAACTGTTCGACATGGACGACATCAATCCCGAGTTCGAACGGACGGACGTGGTGCTGGTGATTGGTGCCAACGATGTCGTGAATCCGGCGGCCAAGACCGATCCAGGCAGCCCCATTTTCGGGATGCCGATTCTTCACGCCGACGCGGCCAAGCGTATCATCGTGCTCAAGCGCGGCATGAGCGCCGGGTTTGCCGGTATCGAGAACGAACTGTTCTACAATCCCAAGACGCAGATGCTGTTTGGTGATGCCAAGGGGACGCTCAGCAAGCTGCTGGCCGAGATCAAGCAGGTCTGA
- a CDS encoding NAD(P) transhydrogenase subunit alpha, translating into MTEALIGGIVVFVLATYLGAALIGRVPTTLHTPLMSGANAVSGITVVGAMLVAGAGFGWLSSVLGFLAIVFAMMNVVGGYAVTDRMLQMFKKSPVEGTK; encoded by the coding sequence GTGACTGAAGCGCTGATTGGTGGGATCGTGGTGTTCGTGCTCGCCACGTACTTGGGCGCAGCGCTGATCGGTCGCGTGCCGACCACGTTGCACACGCCGCTCATGTCCGGAGCCAACGCGGTCTCGGGTATCACGGTCGTAGGCGCGATGCTGGTGGCCGGTGCCGGCTTCGGCTGGCTCTCTTCGGTGTTGGGATTCCTGGCCATTGTGTTCGCGATGATGAACGTCGTTGGCGGGTACGCGGTCACCGATCGCATGCTGCAGATGTTCAAGAAGAGTCCGGTGGAGGGCACCAAGTGA
- a CDS encoding NAD(P) transhydrogenase subunit alpha, with protein MNIGVPFEHAPREARVALVPESVARLIKAGVTVTIERGAGLRAGFPDSAYEAAGATLADANSVFGGADLVCKVQKPTGDEVARMKSGSHLLSLLQPSTSADAIAALEAQGVTAFALELVPRITRAQSMDVLSSQATVSGYKAVLLGASAMVKFMPMLTTAAGTMAPSKCCVLGAGVAGLQAIATARRLGAVVSGFDIRAAAAEQIRSLGATVVAQDLIATDSETAGGYAKEQSAEQQAAIQAALRTHLATMDLVITTAAIPGRAAPRLISTDTVRTMAPGSVIVDLAADSGGNCEATKAGETVDVNGVQVIGPINLPATMPQHASQMLSRNVLTFVQHLLTKEGQLNVDRADEITGAMIVTGRKTS; from the coding sequence ATGAACATCGGAGTTCCCTTCGAACACGCCCCCCGCGAAGCGCGGGTAGCGCTCGTTCCCGAGAGCGTGGCCCGGCTGATCAAGGCCGGGGTGACCGTCACCATTGAGCGAGGCGCGGGACTCCGTGCCGGTTTCCCCGATTCCGCCTACGAGGCGGCCGGTGCAACGCTCGCTGACGCCAACTCGGTGTTCGGCGGTGCAGACTTGGTGTGCAAGGTGCAGAAGCCCACGGGAGACGAAGTCGCTCGCATGAAGAGCGGCAGCCATCTGTTGTCGTTATTGCAGCCGTCCACCAGCGCCGACGCGATTGCCGCGCTTGAAGCGCAGGGCGTGACGGCCTTCGCGCTGGAGCTGGTGCCGCGCATCACCCGCGCGCAATCGATGGACGTGCTGTCATCACAAGCCACGGTGTCCGGCTACAAGGCCGTGCTGCTGGGTGCCTCCGCGATGGTGAAGTTCATGCCCATGCTCACCACGGCCGCCGGCACCATGGCGCCGTCCAAGTGTTGCGTGCTGGGCGCCGGCGTGGCGGGACTGCAGGCGATTGCCACCGCGCGTCGACTGGGCGCGGTGGTTTCGGGCTTTGACATCCGCGCTGCGGCGGCCGAGCAGATTCGCTCGCTGGGTGCCACCGTGGTGGCGCAGGATCTGATTGCCACCGACTCCGAAACCGCTGGTGGGTACGCCAAGGAGCAGAGCGCCGAGCAACAGGCCGCCATTCAGGCGGCGTTGCGAACGCACTTGGCCACGATGGACCTCGTGATCACCACGGCGGCCATTCCTGGCCGCGCCGCCCCACGACTCATTTCCACCGACACCGTGCGCACCATGGCGCCGGGTTCGGTGATTGTGGACCTCGCCGCCGATTCCGGTGGCAACTGCGAAGCGACGAAGGCCGGCGAGACGGTGGACGTGAACGGCGTGCAGGTTATCGGCCCGATCAATCTGCCCGCCACCATGCCACAGCACGCGTCGCAGATGCTCAGCCGCAATGTGCTCACGTTTGTGCAGCACCTCCTCACCAAGGAGGGTCAACTCAACGTCGACCGCGCCGACGAAATCACGGGCGCCATGATCGTTACCGGGAGGAAGACCTCGTGA
- a CDS encoding (2Fe-2S)-binding protein, whose product MISLTVNGARRSFDGDPTMPLLWFLRDELALTGTKYGCGISQCGACTVHVDGQPARACQRRMSTLEGRTITTIEGLHPTGEHPAQVAWRELDVPQCGFCQSGQIMEAAALLRTKPKPTDGDIDTAMTGHLCRCGTYPRIRAAVKSAAEKLP is encoded by the coding sequence ATGATCTCCCTGACCGTGAACGGTGCCCGCCGCAGTTTCGACGGCGACCCCACCATGCCCCTTCTTTGGTTCCTGCGCGACGAATTGGCGTTGACGGGCACCAAGTACGGCTGCGGTATTTCGCAGTGCGGTGCCTGCACCGTTCATGTTGACGGCCAACCGGCCCGGGCCTGCCAGCGACGCATGTCCACCCTGGAGGGGCGGACCATCACCACCATCGAGGGGCTGCACCCTACCGGGGAGCACCCGGCCCAGGTGGCGTGGCGCGAATTGGACGTCCCGCAATGTGGATTCTGCCAATCGGGGCAAATCATGGAAGCCGCCGCGCTGCTGCGCACCAAGCCCAAACCCACTGACGGGGACATCGACACGGCCATGACAGGGCATCTGTGTCGCTGCGGCACCTACCCACGCATTCGCGCGGCGGTCAAGAGTGCGGCGGAGAAACTGCCATGA
- a CDS encoding xanthine dehydrogenase family protein molybdopterin-binding subunit yields the protein MSDIKGPSDGSAPRNAPVDPERRRFVQLLGMGGIVIAAGPAGIRRLDDAERLAATWAEPWSPVAYVTLHDDGMVTLICHRSEMGQGIRTTMPMIIADEMEADWAKCRVEQADGNEKKYGSQNTDGSSSISNFLPKYREAGATMRALLEDAAAAQWGVNASTVRARQHMVVHEASGRTVTFASLVASARTLPMPAKDRVRVKSAAERRWQGKKMPSIDLVPMTTGTAKYGADITLPGMKYAAIARPPVWGGKVVSVDDSAALKVPGVERVVRIPEPPIPAGFQPLGGVAVIAKNTWAAMKGRDALVITWDHGPNATYDSKAYKLSLQKSVRSAGKPGRTLGNVDNALASASRKVSGEYYMPHLSHAQMEPVVAIAQVTNGAVEAWAPTQSPQDARATIAAFLKVDVEKVTVHVTLLGGAFGRKSKPDFICEAAWLAREVKAPVRVQWTREDDLRNSYYHAVAAHRLEAGLDAKGKVIAWRHRSAYPSISATFAPKVAGPSIDELANGASDIAFAIPNMSVEACPAVAHARIGWYRSVNAIHHGFAIGSFVDELAHAAGKDTVQFLVDLIGVDRQVDLNKDGLIAPTNNYGASWADHPMDSARAKGVVKLAAEKSGWGTPLPKGRGRGIAMNMSFLSYVAMVVEVEVLPDGTVMVPRATVAVDAGFVANPDRARAQMEGALVMAMSNVLYSEISFAQGRVVQSNYRDYGVTRLKAAPHVVDVHLVESEGLPGGIGEPGVPPACAAIVNAIFAATGRRVRELPVAKQLAGWTGGAADAPRDHDGFSSDDS from the coding sequence ATGAGCGACATCAAGGGTCCTTCCGACGGCTCGGCGCCGCGTAACGCACCTGTCGATCCGGAACGGCGTCGATTTGTGCAGTTGCTGGGCATGGGCGGCATCGTGATTGCCGCGGGGCCGGCCGGTATTCGCCGTTTGGATGACGCCGAGCGATTGGCCGCGACGTGGGCCGAGCCCTGGTCGCCAGTAGCGTATGTCACACTGCATGACGATGGCATGGTCACGCTCATATGCCATCGGTCGGAGATGGGGCAGGGTATTCGCACCACCATGCCGATGATCATCGCCGATGAAATGGAAGCCGACTGGGCCAAGTGTCGGGTGGAGCAGGCCGACGGCAACGAAAAGAAGTACGGTTCGCAAAACACCGACGGCTCCAGCAGCATCAGCAACTTCCTGCCGAAATACCGCGAGGCCGGCGCCACCATGCGCGCCCTGCTGGAAGACGCGGCGGCTGCGCAGTGGGGCGTGAACGCCAGCACCGTGCGGGCCCGACAGCACATGGTGGTGCACGAAGCCAGCGGGCGCACGGTCACGTTTGCGTCGCTGGTGGCGTCGGCGCGCACACTGCCCATGCCGGCCAAGGATCGCGTGCGCGTGAAAAGCGCTGCCGAGCGGCGGTGGCAAGGCAAGAAGATGCCGTCCATCGACCTGGTGCCGATGACGACCGGGACGGCCAAGTATGGAGCGGATATCACGCTGCCGGGCATGAAGTACGCGGCAATCGCGCGTCCGCCGGTGTGGGGTGGCAAGGTGGTGTCGGTGGACGACAGCGCGGCGCTCAAGGTACCTGGCGTTGAGCGCGTGGTACGTATTCCCGAACCGCCAATCCCTGCCGGCTTCCAGCCTCTGGGTGGTGTGGCCGTGATCGCGAAGAACACATGGGCCGCCATGAAGGGTCGCGACGCATTGGTCATCACCTGGGACCACGGCCCGAACGCCACGTACGACTCGAAAGCGTACAAGCTGTCCTTGCAGAAATCGGTGCGATCGGCGGGCAAGCCCGGTCGCACGCTGGGCAACGTGGACAACGCGCTTGCGTCGGCCAGCCGGAAAGTTTCCGGCGAGTACTATATGCCGCACTTGTCGCACGCGCAGATGGAACCGGTGGTGGCCATTGCGCAGGTGACGAACGGTGCGGTGGAAGCGTGGGCGCCCACGCAATCGCCGCAGGACGCACGGGCGACGATCGCCGCGTTTCTCAAGGTGGATGTCGAGAAAGTCACCGTGCACGTGACACTGCTGGGTGGTGCGTTCGGTCGGAAGTCCAAACCCGATTTCATTTGTGAAGCCGCGTGGCTGGCCCGCGAAGTCAAGGCGCCGGTGCGCGTGCAGTGGACGCGCGAGGATGATCTGCGGAACAGCTACTATCACGCCGTGGCGGCGCATAGACTGGAAGCCGGATTGGATGCGAAGGGCAAGGTGATCGCATGGCGCCACCGTTCCGCGTACCCGTCCATCTCGGCCACCTTTGCGCCCAAGGTGGCAGGCCCGTCGATTGACGAACTCGCCAACGGCGCCTCCGACATTGCGTTTGCGATTCCCAACATGAGCGTTGAGGCGTGTCCGGCGGTCGCGCACGCCCGCATCGGATGGTATCGCTCGGTGAACGCCATTCATCACGGATTTGCCATTGGTTCGTTCGTGGACGAACTCGCGCACGCCGCCGGCAAGGACACCGTGCAGTTTCTGGTCGACCTGATTGGTGTCGATCGCCAGGTGGACTTGAACAAGGACGGTTTGATTGCACCCACCAACAACTACGGCGCGTCGTGGGCCGATCATCCGATGGACAGCGCACGAGCAAAGGGCGTGGTGAAGCTGGCCGCGGAAAAATCAGGATGGGGGACGCCGCTGCCCAAGGGCCGCGGCCGCGGCATCGCCATGAACATGAGCTTCCTGTCGTACGTGGCCATGGTGGTGGAGGTGGAGGTGTTGCCCGATGGCACGGTGATGGTGCCGCGAGCCACCGTGGCGGTGGACGCGGGCTTCGTGGCCAACCCCGATCGGGCGCGCGCGCAGATGGAAGGCGCACTGGTCATGGCCATGAGCAACGTGCTGTACAGCGAAATTTCCTTTGCCCAGGGACGCGTGGTGCAAAGCAACTATCGCGACTATGGCGTCACGCGCCTGAAAGCCGCTCCGCACGTGGTGGATGTGCACCTGGTGGAAAGCGAAGGACTGCCAGGTGGTATTGGCGAGCCTGGTGTGCCGCCGGCCTGCGCAGCCATTGTCAATGCCATTTTCGCGGCGACGGGTCGACGCGTGCGCGAGTTGCCGGTGGCTAAGCAGTTGGCAGGATGGACGGGTGGAGCGGCGGACGCTCCCCGCGACCACGATGGATTCTCGAGCGACGACTCATGA